The Lytechinus pictus isolate F3 Inbred chromosome 5, Lp3.0, whole genome shotgun sequence DNA segment tattctaataatttttttaaacctttgaTGGACCCGGATGTAAGTGGTTAGACCTAAAATCCTGAAATTACAAAAGATGTGAGGGAGCGAAGCACCAAGTCGGACCGAGCAGAGTTACAAAACTGCCAGAATTCAGCTCAAATTTTCATATGCAGTATTTTATATAAATAGGGAAagtaaaagaaaggaaagaaaggcgggaaagggagaggaaaaaaaaaaaggctgcttacagagagaatgaaagaaaaaggcagGAAAGAAGGACAGAAGAAAGGATGATTGAAAGAAAGGCAGctaagaatgaatgaaaaagatggaaggaaaaaaggcaggaaggatagaaggaaAATTGTGATCACGTTcgtcaagttcggtgttggggTTGCGTTGGTGAACTGAAGTTCATGAACAGGCATAGAACAGAATGAATCATCcccgtggaaaaaaaaatgagtgcaAATCATATCAAAAAATAATCAGAgctttgagcattttttttttctgaacttGAAGTGCGATGAGATTTTAAAGCAATTTCTCCCCGACTTCACTTTGCCGTTGTGCTGAGGTAGGTGTGACATCATGAGCTTTGAGATCTCGAGGTAGGTACCGGTACGCATACGGAGGCGTTGGCAAGACTACGGCGCATGAGAAACTTGTTTCATCCATCATTTCATGTGGGCCATATAGATCAAACAATAACTTCCGATGCACGCcgaaaagaaatatgaaaagctGAAGTTCATTGAGATGAGTTTGCATAAAAAGCCTGGtaacatgattttttatattgtgtagatctaggcctatccTGCGGACATAAACCACCCGTTTGTATCACTGAGGCATCATGATGCACCCAGATAAAATGACTGACATTGAAGCACCCAAATCCTCAAACTGTGAAGGACCAAATGTTACCATGACGGTACCCTGCGTCACTTATTTGTTGGTACCATGACGCACCATTCCCGGGGGTCGGGGGGTGCGTCTTACAATTGATAGGTGCATTATAGTCAAAAGGCTGAGTACAATATCCTCATCCACCTCGAGTGTGGAGGGAGAAAAGCAAGAAGGCAAGAAGATAGACAAGAGCCAAAAGGTCAGATTTTATACAATATTGAGAGgtgaatttaataaattttctaaattttatttaaatgagAAATCGCCACGATGATTATGATAAGGAAATATACAGGTAACATTTAAtacttttgtaaagaaaaaactATTCATTTAGTGCACAAGTCTTTTAATGGAAAGTGCTCGATGGCTTGTATTGTTATGGGTACAAAGATGAACTGACAGaagttaatattcatttttaacaTATCGAGTTGAGTTATTGCTTCAAAATTTGTTAACTGTTTAAAAATTtaagaaacttaaaaaaaaatgtgatgtagATTAAAGAATagtttctcttgttttttccCCCTGTCTTAACCAGCATTCTTACAGGTTCCAAAGGAATAAGAGGTCACATCTTCTGCAGTAGATACTATGACCAAGATATTGGTGCTGGCACAGGAAAATCTGGTAGAAAGCATGGCTATGGAAGTGATGTTCGAAAGTTGGTAGCGAATACCCTCGATTGGAAAACAGAAGATCCTTTCCATGTGATGAATAACATTATAATAAGCAATGTCCTGAAAGTTGTGAAAAGAGTGGAGAAAATTGTATGTGGACCAAGGCTGTGGACAGTCTTCGCTGAAATATTATAAAAGGGGTTCACTTCTGAACCCAAGTCAGAATACAGTTTTAGATCGGCTCCAGCATGCAGATGTATTAATAGAGATCGAGTTTTAGAGCTCCAGTAAGGTTACATTTATAATACATCAGTTTGCAGAGTTTATTTTATCATCTTCAGAGTACAGTCACAATTAGACTTCATGTATATTGGTCATCATCAACTTACTTACAATCATCTTCAATAAATGTATGAACTATACATCCTGCATTGCATTGTCCTCATTTAAGACTGGTTGAAAGTGCAATAGATTCCAACGACAACATAACATGGTGGAGATGCCCGTTTTCAGCGAGCGAGGAACTTCGACTCCAATTGATCAACCTTTTAACACAATAATTAGTACTGCATTTGAAGGAGACATATTCACCAATGAGGTTTCTGCTTATTCCTACAAGTTTTACAGAACTCAACCCAAAAACTACCTTCGATGACCACAGCTACCACAACTTCTAAGATCGATACTATAGACGGATGATATCAGACGGATGAACAGACAGAGGACCAGAAGGATGCTCTAGTCCCAATAAGTTTATCTTTACCTGATGGACGGACAGAACAGATTACATTGCCCATTATCACCCGATTCCAGCCCCTTTAGCAGCAAgaatattttgaatgatttttggACTTTAGCTTAAActtgattttgtttacattttgcaagcttgttttttttttcatttggattTTGGTAAGTGAAACTTCTTATTTTCTACCTCGATACAAGTGAGAGGGAAAGAGTGTGTTAACCCTATACATGTCACGGGCCGTTTAGATTGGCCATGTGCTCGTGGCCAGGATGCACGGGCCGATTTGGGACGCCCATATTTCCATTGGCTGCTGCTCAGCAGCGATGTATCGTATGGGCTTGTAAGGCGAGCTATGATTGGTTGAAATAATATGGAATTAATAAAGTATTGTATCGAACCGGTGCCGAAGTTTATCCAATGAAATTGTGTGGTTTATTTCTCATGATTTTGCTCCCGAGGCATGAAAGTTGAATTCGGCCGATGATGCGTTGTTGTGTATAGTGCTAGTGCAGTGTGCTCGGCGCTGATCAGCTGTGTTGGGCGCTGATCAGCTGTGTTGTTATTGTCTGACGTGCCGTGTGATGATTAGCAGAAATCGATGTTTGAGTGGatggaaataaagatagaatGGGTGATATAGAGAATCCGTCGACTTCAACTGGTGAGCGCCATAATTTATTTGATACGTTTGCGATTCGTGATGTTGATGATACCCTGGATGGTTCAGATTTTGACTTAGATATTGATGAATCCGACGTGGATTTTGGCGATGGCGACGCGAGTATGGATAGTGACGCGAGCATGCAAAGTGCAAGTGGTAGCGACACGGAATCAGTGGCTAGGCCGGCCAGCCCGGCGGTTGATGGCCAAGTGAGCCGGTGGATTCCCGTTCAGCCCCCTGAACCTATGCGAGATGCAACAAACAAGCCGAGGTTTACAGTCAGGGAAGTTGGGCCTGGGAGAGCTACACTCCCCTCCAAAAGTTTGGGAACACCTGCATTCAGTATGTGCTTTTATATACTTGGTAGACTTTATTGATATTGAGGCTCATAGCATagttgaatttttgttttaaagcgAAGATTATACAGCAGTGtaaattttgttattgattcaaacaaatttatacTCTCTTAAATGGCTGGCTACCAGTCAAGATGGCATTCTCTCAAAATGCTAACTTCTTTTATTACATGCAGTTATTGTAGTTATTCAGAGCTTTTACACTAAAACATGTgcaacttcattcatttttccttttcctagtCAGAAGTCAGACACACAAATAAGATTAAACAATACTCAGTGTTTCACTGATATGGAAAATTTGATGGAATACTCGATGGGATCGAGATCTGGGGACTGGGGTGGCCAATCCATGATTTCCAGGACttgcttctcttcctttttcttcaagTAGTCTTTGCATAGTCTTGACATGTGTTTTGGGTCATTGTCCTGCTGGAAAACAAATCCTTCTCTGATCAGGCGTTTCCCTGAAGGGATGGCCTTCCACTGTAGGATTGAATGATAGCCGTGCTGGTTGAGGATACCCTCTACTCTGTGCAAGCTGCCTACCTTTCCTGCACCAAAGCAACCTCAAACCATGacattaccaccaccatgtTTCACAGTTGGCTTGATGCACCGGGGTAgcatcttttctctctttcgcCGTCTCACATAGGTACGTTGCTTGCTGCCAAACACCTCGAACTTTGATTCATCAGACCAAGAACCTTCTGCCACTGCTCCAAAGACCAGTCTTTATGCTTCCTAGCCCAAGCAAGCCTTTTCTTCCGGTTCTTTTCTTTGAGGAGTGGTTTCCTTGAAGTTACACAGCCCATCAGCCCTGCTCCACAGAGACGTCTTCTAACAGTTGAAGAACATACAGGCATCCCACGGGTGTTGTTGAGGTCAGCTGTAATTTGTGGGCAAGTCAGACAACGGTTGCGCAGACTGCTCACCcgaatgtatttatcttcagcaGGAGATGTTGTTTTTGGCCTACCACTTCGTCTCCTGTTCCCATTAGACCCAGTGGCCTCTTTGCGTTTCAGGCTGTAGTGAACCGCATGGATACTGATCTTGAGTTTCCTGGCTATTTCTTGCACGGAGTAGCCTTCTTTCCTCAAAACTACAATTGACTGACGTGTTTCCAAACAAAGCTGTCTTGTCTTagccattttaattttgtgactGACTTCTGACTAAGAAAACTGAATAGGCAAAATGAGTGAAGGTGCACTGGAATAAGTGTAAAAAACTCTGAATAACTtttgaattcatgaatttcaaattgcacTGATGTCTACTCCACTtccatgtattttctttaaagaagGATTAGGCATTTGTCAAGTTCAGATGTTTTCCAGGATAAAGATGCAGATTTCCATAAATTAACTGTCTTATGAACAATACTGAGTAACAAATTCTGAGGACATCTGCTGAAACATTCACAAAATAATGGGAAGAATTTCAGAAAAGAACCCCAAACAGAACAATGTTAAAAGATATAAGCATTTTTTAGAGAATGCCATCTTGACTGGTAGCCTGCCCTCTTTGGCAGCTGCACGTCCCTTAAgagctttgaatttgtttgaatcaGTGATAAAATGTACACTGGTGTGTAGCCttcactttaaaataaaaatacagctGTACTATGAGGCTTAACCTCAGTAAAGTTTACCAAAGTTCGAAAAAACACACACTGAAGGCAGGTGTTCCCAAACTTTTGGAGGGGAGTGTATGTAATTTGCTTTTGGTTTCATTGTGTATTATACCTTGCAAATTTATATTCTCAAGAATACTCAAACTGTAAAATGAAGCAATAAGAAAATGAAGCAATAAGAAAATGAAGCAATAACAAAAGAGATGTATTTTTACGCAAAATTTATTACATGACATGGTCACACAAATTTTATTCCACAACGGTCATAAAGAGTCAAATTGTAAAAAACTAATGTTTTTCTGAAAGCCAAATATATGTTCTAaaacatgaatatacatgtactttttttccCATATGATATGTGTTTGAATGAGAAAACATGGTGCTCAGATGCATTACTGACAATGAATTAGTGAAATGGTGTATGAGGGCGCCCTTTGCTGACAGTGAGGGCGCCCTTCATTCGAAAATCATATCAAAAGATAGGAAATATCATAACCTTCAAAATGGTATATAATTTGTCATGTTTTCTATCAACTGAATATAATAAatcaagaattaaaataaacCTCCTCAagttcctgcatatagccctgACATGCCCCATTTCCCCATGTGACACTTACAGGGTTAAAGTACGTGCATCTAATTCATTTAAATTGTCTTTTGCAATATCCCTAATTTATTTGTAGTTTTTCACTTGTACTTTAACTTTGTTAGGATATTCATAACAATATGtctgtacatgtagttccaaGACCCACCCCTCCCCTACGACAGACTGACTTTTTACCGAATAGATTTTCAGGTAATAGAATTGACTGTCACCTTTGCACAGCTCATTTTTTGACGTTTGAGGACTACTTAGATGCCCATGACTTTGCCCTGACTGTCCCTTCCCAATTCCCCAACATACTTCGGACGTTCAAAAGAAGCCTCCAAGGCCAAGCCAGACTTTGGATTGAGGGCCAAACTTTCACTACCTACCACAGACTGAAATCTTCCTTTATTGGAAGGTTTAGCGGAACAAAATTGACCTACGCATATGTTAGGGAATTTAATGAACTAACTATGACAACAGACGAAAGCGCAGAGATATATTTGCAGCGCGTTAGACAAGCAGCGGCGCACAGCGGCTATGGCGAAACACAGGTACGAGATAAAATCTTATCTTCTCTACCACCTAAATGCCGATCAGCAATAATAATGACTCTTCAAGAGACAGCGGGCAGCGATGAAATTGCGGCGAAAGCGGAATGTTTTCTTGACCTTAATGACTGCAGTGCTTCTCGGACTGTAGTAAGCTTTTCGACCCAGGAAGAATTATCCCAAATACGGGATGAAATTTACTCCTTAAAAATACAACATGACAAGGATGACAGACGAAACCGACCTCACAGCCGAGATCGCACATGGTGAAGCGGCATTCGCAAATGCAGCCCCTACTGTAAACACAACTGCCCCTCCAAACGTCCCAACCATGATTTGTACACACCTCCTAGACCACTTACTACTAGAGTGAATAATTTAGTAGCCGGACATATTTTGAAACAAGAGGTAGACAAAATCATGGAGTTAATAAAGAGAAAGATCATTAGGGATTAGAATTTGCTAATTGATATGAGAACTTTGAATACTGAACAAGAAACCTAACCATTTTATAAGCCAGCCTATTCTGAACCCAAGTCAGATTACACTTACTACTAGAGTGAATAATTTAGTAGCCGGACATATTTTGAAACAACAAGAGGTAGACAAAATCATGGAGTTAATCAAGAGAA contains these protein-coding regions:
- the LOC135154099 gene encoding uncharacterized protein LOC135154099, with protein sequence MAKTRQLCLETRQSIVVLRKEGYSVQEIARKLKISIHAVHYSLKRKEATGSNGNRRRSGRPKTTSPAEDKYIRVSSLRNRCLTCPQITADLNNTRGMPVCSSTVRRRLCGAGLMGCVTSRKPLLKEKNRKKRLAWARKHKDWSLEQWQKVLGLMNQSSRCLAASNVPM